Proteins encoded together in one bacterium window:
- a CDS encoding 3'-phosphoesterase, which yields MVLEEYKHKRKKGRTPEPFSAAKKGKRVFVIQKHFASHRHWDFRLAYPKKEGWVLKSWAIPKEPPQKPGVKRLAMQTEDHPYAYKDFEGRIPEGEYGAGKVVIWDKGSYKVLRWSPELIEVKLKGRRLRGVYVLLKPAGFRDKEWLFFKK from the coding sequence ATGGTTTTAGAAGAGTATAAACACAAGAGAAAAAAAGGCAGGACTCCAGAACCTTTTTCAGCAGCAAAGAAAGGCAAGAGGGTTTTTGTAATTCAAAAACACTTTGCCAGCCACCGGCATTGGGATTTTAGATTGGCTTATCCAAAGAAAGAAGGTTGGGTTTTGAAAAGTTGGGCTATTCCCAAAGAGCCGCCCCAAAAGCCGGGAGTCAAACGCTTAGCGATGCAGACAGAAGATCACCCTTATGCTTATAAAGATTTTGAAGGCAGAATTCCTGAAGGAGAGTACGGAGCGGGAAAAGTGGTAATTTGGGATAAGGGAAGTTATAAAGTATTGCGTTGGTCTCCAGAGTTGATAGAGGTAAAATTAAAAGGTCGCAGATTACGAGGCGTTTATGTTTTGTTAAAGCCAGCAGGTTTTAGGGATAAAGAATGGTTGTTTTTTAAGAAATAA